Genomic segment of Azospirillum brasilense:
AACACCCATCCGGCGGACGGGGATCGGAACAAGCGGCGATCCCTCATCCTGTCGGGTCAGGCGGCCCGGACGGTGGTGATGAAGCTGCGCACCTCGCTGCGCAGCCGCTCCGCCTCGACGGCCAGTTCCTCCGATGTGCCGTGGACATTGCTGGCCGCCTCGCCGGTCTCCGACACCGCCGTGCTGACGCCGGCGATGTTGCGCGACACCTCTTCCGTTCCTTGGGCGGCCTGGGACACGCTGCTGGCGATCTCGCGGGTCGCGGCGGCCTGCTCCTCGATGGCAGCGGCGATGGTGGTGGCGATCTCGCTCATCCGGCCGATGGTCTGGCCGATGCTGCCGATGGCCTTCTGCGCACCGCCGGTGGTCTGCTGGATCTCCTGCACCTTCGACTGAATTTCGTCGGTCGCCTTGGCGGTCTGGTTGGCCAGCGCCTTCACCTCGCCCGCCACCACCGCGAAGCCCTTGCCGGCCTCGCCGGCGCGCGCCGCCTCGATGGTCGCGTTCAGCGCCAGCAGGTTGGTCTGGGCGGCGATGCCGCTGATGATCTCCACCACCTGCCCGATCTGCTCCGCGGCGGTGACGAGGGCGCGCATGGTGCGGTCGGCGCCCTCGGCGTCGGCCACCGCCTGACCGGCGATGCGGGTAGAGATCTCCACCTGCTGGCCGATCTCGGCGATGGAGGCCGACAGCTCCTCCGTCGCGCTGGCGACGGTCTGGACATTGGCCGACGCTTCCTCGGAGGCGGAAGCGACCAGGAGCGAGCGCTCGCTGGCGTCCGCCGCTGTGCCGGACAGGGTGCTGGCGGCGTTGTGCATGCCGCCGGCGGCGCTCGCCACCGCCTCGACGATGCCCTGGACCGTCGTCTCGAAGGTGTCGGCCATGCGCATCATGGTGGCGCGGCGCTGCTCGGCGGCTTGGCGCTCGGCCTCCTCCTGGGCCTTCCGCATGCGCTCCATCTCCTCGGCGTTCGACTTGAAGACCTGGAGGGCGCGGGCCAGCGCCCCGATCTCATCCTTCCGCCAGCCCTCATCCACCTGAACCGTGCGGTCGCCTTCGGCCAGCCGGCCCATCGCCCC
This window contains:
- a CDS encoding methyl-accepting chemotaxis protein, with amino-acid sequence MTTSLRAFANLRTATKVYTGFGVTLALLVTLGAVSWSGLRSNDTALRSYAAQSDVTVTLGEADTALSDALGAAAEFLVSGTDGAANRFRATTGDFRRHLDKAAPGIGDSADRQAVDEIRGLERDFLTGFDRLVALRTERDGIVAEIVNKLGADIRRTLSDLVTAERQTGNLDRTVQAAGVSEQYLLVRVLVARFVTETKPEDLVRIRQDLASVAADVEGEAKGWADSPGAAKRTEVLAKLPRYTAGIERIAAIAEEMARVNSDTLTRAGAQINGRIGSIRQHSTEVLKGLERSAATAVTAAERQGTAVTAAAVALGLLLAWMISRAITRPLGAITGAMGRLAEGDRTVQVDEGWRKDEIGALARALQVFKSNAEEMERMRKAQEEAERQAAEQRRATMMRMADTFETTVQGIVEAVASAAGGMHNAASTLSGTAADASERSLLVASASEEASANVQTVASATEELSASIAEIGQQVEISTRIAGQAVADAEGADRTMRALVTAAEQIGQVVEIISGIAAQTNLLALNATIEAARAGEAGKGFAVVAGEVKALANQTAKATDEIQSKVQEIQQTTGGAQKAIGSIGQTIGRMSEIATTIAAAIEEQAAATREIASSVSQAAQGTEEVSRNIAGVSTAVSETGEAASNVHGTSEELAVEAERLRSEVRSFITTVRAA